DNA from Elaeis guineensis isolate ETL-2024a chromosome 2, EG11, whole genome shotgun sequence:
aatcaacgactcgattgtcgatcgccgaatcaacggctcgatcaccgatcactgaaatcgacggcctcagcctttgaaggcaaaaggccccgaccaacatgactcgatcatcgatcgtcgaaccaacggcctCGCCTCTGAagacaaaaggccccgaccaacatgactcgatcatcgatcgtcgaaccgacggcctcggtctctgaaggcaaaaggccccgaccaacatgactcgatcatcgatcgtcgaaccgacggcctcggcctctgaaggcaaaaggccccgaccaacatgactcgatcatcgatcgtcgaaccgacggcctcggcctctgaaggcaaaaggccccgaccaacatgactcgatcatcgatcgtcgaaccgacggcctcgacctctgaaggcaaaaaggccccgaccaacatggctcgattgtcgatcgccgaatcaacggctcgatcaccgaaatcgacggcctcagcctttgaaggcaaaaggccccgaccaacatggcttgattgccgatcgccgaatcaacggctcgatcatcgatcgccgaatcaacggctcgatcaccgatcgccgaaatcaacggcctcagcctttgaaggcaaaaggccccgaccaacatggctcgattgccgatcgGCCGAATCTATGACTCCGTCGTCGGCCTGATCACGAATCGCCGAACCAATTGCTCAATCTACGTCCGATCGTCGAGGACATATCGGATTCTACCGAcgaagatcgaaggagcggatatctacgacggcccccacctctgaaggcaaagggcttcgactaatgcggctggctaacttgccgacttagcttcgactaggaaaggcaaaatgccaagacgaccgcagcgtattcgcgacataccgatctggtcacgaccgatcgaaggatattcggcttgccaccatttatcatacatcccgacgcatactCCACCAAggctggacaatggatattcgacttgccatcgtttatcctatccgaatacatcggatgctactcgactatcagattctgcagaatgatcgtgtcgacgagcaacgttcggaggttggccgacctccgacccgacgtgcatgctcgacctacagtcgggacgaccgatattggatcgttcgttgatgtgatcgccagagtcaGGGCAAGACGagatggaaaaccactcctttcgtccgaagccgtcgcccacgtgttcatgcgagccaacacgacatcggactcaggagtgggggggcaactgttgggatataccgaccgacgatcgacggacgactctgacagaCCGATCCCGACAGACGACTCGACGaatgactccgaccgacgactctgACGGATgagtccgacggacgactccgaccgtcgaccccgacggacgactccgacggacgaccccgacggacgactctgacggacgactccgaccgacgactctgACGGATGAGTCCGAcagaccccgaccgacgaccccgacggacgactccgacggacaccccgacgaccgaccgaacgGCCGACCGACCGCGACCGACCCtgacgaccgaccgaccggcctaccgactggccgaccgcCTACTGGCCGaccgccgaccgaccgaccggccgacgcCCGacggaccgactggccgaccgaccgatcgaccgaacgCCATCACCGACCGATTAACGGCCCTTTACCGACGGAGGATATGTTGATCGGACAGACCTTttccactctcccgaccgactgaaccaggaagtctgatggccgactctcgcaacatgcccgactgaccatcggaggggcccgaatctccacccggtgccacacagctggccaccgacctagggtcggtcgactcctccgatcgccgtacagccgccagagcctatcagtcctgacaacggcatgcggcactgccgcctaggggcattatcccaccagggcattgtcaaccctagcgattggacagccccacggcgatgtgatactttcacggcgactctgacagtctatagtgagttgacaattcctcaattgtctgcgccattaatgacggcgccatactacgctccactatatatatcggggaaggctacagtgctagAGGCCCTTCGAAACAACAGGCttactcccccctctctctctctctcgattgagctctctgtcttcatttcactgttgcccagtctcctctctgacttgaccgtcggagggtccccgccggagccgcttccggtcagtgtggacttccttttttgcaggcgctcgttccccggcgatcggacgacgaggcgattggccgcaatagaATCCAAATACTCCAGACGAATTTCGTTATATCCTTTGTAGCACTCAGTGAGAGTGTTTATTTGGGAGTGCGTTCGATAGATTAACGTCTCTGACGTAAGTTAGATAAAGCCGTTCGGGTATTCATCCACAGTGATATACTTGACATCAGCATAGAGCTCCGTAGCCTCAACTCCAACAGATGGATCAATCTCAGACATGGTTTGCTCTCCCTTAGCGAATGCCGGGTGAGCTATCGCCGGTTGAAAGTTCGATGGAAATAGAGACTGCACCAGCGacggatctaaaaattttattttataaaattaatataataaaaaataaaataataataataataataaatattatttttaaaaaaataataaaatatataaaaataataatatgtaatattttaaataatttttataataaaatattataaagaaaattatagtaaatttatagatattatttaatattgaaattataataactaactaaaaattattttaattatatatatttgatatgaatgaaaaaatgggagaatataaaaaaaataaaaaaatattaaaaaaaaaagctaaaagaGACGTACTTAATTCACATTAAGAAAAGAGACAGAaagatgttaggatttgatgcctcaaaatttgatccatattgagCTTACAGTGAGATCCACGATAACGAATGGAGTCTAACAAACCCAAGAATAGTCCAAACAgagatcggatgaaggagatacgctCGATAGAAGATGGCACAGCTTATGGGATGGCAGAGGCCGGCAGTGGGCTGGCGGAGTGAGCGCATGCGGTGGTGCGCAGGACGGCCGTGAGCGCGTGGCCCAGTGCATGGATGCACGAGCGCGTGTGGCGCGTGGCCCAGGCCCACACGGGCACGTGTGGGACGCGGCCCACATGGTTTTCCCACACGGTCCACATGCAATGTGTGGATCGGTGGTCCATAAGGACCCACATGGATTGGGCGGGCGTTTTCCCTAGGTTTCgcacggtccatggtggatcggtgGGCATTTCGTACTAGTTTCTCACAGTTTACAGGGGTTTTTGTGGACCAGACGCATGATCGACGGTGTGGGCATCATTTTGGGCTTGATCGAGCGGTCCAGATGCCGATCAAGGGTGTACAGCGCATGTTGAGGTGCGATCGAATGGCCCAATGAGCAAGCGTCACAATCCAATGGTGAAATGGTTTGCTGTGTGCTATCAGGAATCCAAATTTGCATGGGAATCGATCTGAGGCTTTTAAAGGCACTTGTGGATGAACAAGGCAATAGTGGTATGTTCGATTGAGGATTCAGAACAgtgtcagactgagagaaactgaCAGAGAGCAAAGGTAGGGGTGCCTCATGTAGACTGTCAGGTAGCGAATAGCGGTCACTTCAGAGGTTCAGGAGGTCTTCCTAAAAAAGAGTTTTTGTGAAGAAGAGCTTCTTGTGAGGAAAAGATTGGGTATACGAGGATTGAGGGTgtggtctcctcttgtaattttttttttcatagtgaagcttgcataacCTGTGAAGGCGAGCCTTTTGACTGAtacacgtatttgattatttttgttttatttcttctttctttctattgcgATGCGTGGTATCAAAAAGATCCTATGGAGATGGTGTCTTAACCAGACATCTCCAAAAAATGATATCAAAGCGAGGCGGTATTCGGATATAGATTGCGGCGGTGGTGACTAAGATTGAAGATGGAAAAAATAAGTTCAATCAAGATAAAAATCAATAGGTTTgatagaaagagtaatttctctttgtggcaggtaagggtgaaggacgtgctcatccagcaagggttgattaATACTCACTTGTGCGAGGAGAAaccgactaccatggaggtacaagattggaggtggctccagatACAGACAGTGAGTACAATTTGCTTGTACCTAacgaatgaggtggtgatccatgtgcttggcaaGATTTTTCCGACAatgttgtggtcgaagctcgaagagttgtatatgatgaagtctctcaccaatatctcttcctctggaggcaaTTCTACCAACTATGGATGACTGAGAGATAGAGAGTACAGGAGTATCTCAGTcactttcaaaagatcctcaccaacctcctcagcattgacgagaaagttgaggagaagatcaggatgctggtcttgctagcgtcgcttcccccttcatatgagtccttagtgactgcttttctagtggagaagagcaccatcaagatggatgaggtcaccacgaTAATTCTTcaaaatgaggttctcaagaAGAAAAATCAACTTTGAGCTGaggtggcagctcagctttggtagttTCTGGAGGAGTAAGAGGCGGTAGACAAAGCGACATGAGATCATGACGGGgtcggtccaagtccaggatgaaggacttgagcaagaccagataTTATCAGTGTGATGAGTTGGGATATCTAGCCAGAGTTTGCTCTCAACACAGGGATCGGATGAGGACTACTACAGCGACGatcagtagcgagtcagagggtgatgtcttggagatatctgacaaggtatctacttctttccagcagtagattttagattatgcatgtacctatcatgtatgttgcaaagaaaagcagtttgactccctagagagcagTAAGGACACTGTTTATTTGcctgatggatcgagctgtgcgatcagagacatcggaatggtcagctggaggacacatgatggtgcagtgaagagattggagaaggtctgatacatacctgatttcaagtggaatcttatctcactgagcagactagattcgagagACTATAGAATGGTAACTGATAGAGAAATTTGAAGGTGTTGCATGGTGATAGGGTTATTCTAGAGGAGAAAAGAGGATaagaggacattactacctgacaaGGAGCCCAGTGCAAGGTGGAGTTTCAAGAGCTAGGATGAGCccagagcgagatggagctccaaATAAAAGTAGATCGGATGCGAGACGTGAGACTTGAAAGGATGAAAGGTGATATCAcagggtgagatttctattgccgtaggatgatatcccgagcaggtctcaggtcataaggagcacagcatacaatggagatgggatcgagcggtctaGCTCGACTCCTATgtctgtccatccatgatcagtaggcgattgcctcagaaaatgagaaaaaggagatccagaagctcttagagttaagaggaggctgaatatcgagttgagatggagattgttaatatttgatacctcgagattcgatctatacTAAGCCCACAGTGAGATCCGCGATGATAAACGGAATCTAATGAGCCCAAAAACAGTTCAAATAGAaatcggatgaaggagatacgctCGATAAAGATGGCATGGCTTATGAAATGGCAGAGGCCAGCAGTGGGCCGACGGCAGGCCGGCGGCGGGCCCGACGGGCCGAGCATGCACGGCACCGCATGGGACAGCCACGAGCGCACGAACATAAGGGGGCGCGCGATGCACGACCCAGGCCCATGCGGGCATGCGCAACGCAGCCCGCATGGTTTTCCCATGCAATCCACACGTGGTGCATGGACCGACGGTCCATGGGGACTCACGTGGACCAGGCGGGCTTTTCCCTAGGTTTCatgcggtccacgatggaccgacgAGCATTTTGGGCTGGTTTCTCACAGTCTACAGGAGTTTTCGTGGACCAGATGCACGATCGGATGGCACGGGCATGATTCTGGGCTTGATCGAGCGGTCCAGTTGCTAATCAGGGGCATACAACGTATGCTGAGGCATGATCGAACGACCCAATGAGCGAGCGGTCATGATCTAATGGTGAAATGGCTTACTGTGTGCTATCAAGAATTCGATTCGCATAGAAATCGATCTGAGGCCTTGAAAGGCACCTATGGACAAACATGGCAGCAGTAGTGTATTCAGTCGAGGATCCAAAGCAGTAGCAGATCGAGAGGAGCCGACAAAGAGCAGAGGCAGGGGTGCTTCAAGTAAACTATCAGGcagcggacagcggtcgcttcagggaTTCAGAAGGTCTTCCTaaagagagaatttttgtgagggagagcttcttgtgagggagagattggtgtacaagggttgaaggtgtgatctcttcttgtaatttttttttcatagtgaagcttgtgtaccccgtagaggcgagctttttggctgatccacgtatttaattatttctattttatttcttctttcttcctactgcgacgtatggtatcgaaaaggtcctgtGGAGGTGGTGTCCAAGCCAGACATCCCTAAAGAATATAAGGTTTTCAATTGCATTTGGATTGATTAAGgtgtaaaaaataatttgatgtgGAATTTAAGTGTAAGGGATGGATGGATAGAGACCATAGGATTAAGATGGGGTATTAAAAGACAAATAGAAaagtaatctaatatatatatatatgaaagtagAAACTGAAAGAAAGTAGGATAGTAATTTAAGCTATCCACGTAAGCATGAACTTATCACCTGTGAATGCCATGTGgatcaaaaaaattcttaagtaaaTAAACAAACATTGTGGCGTTAAAGAATTAAATTAAAGCTCATATATGTGCAAATTAAATCATGTGATTAAAGCCCACTCTTGCAATTAAATTATGTAACTGGCAATATGAAtgaatatcaaaaatttaaatggaCATGATTTTgtcatattaatttataaatctaaaaaataattatttttaaaaaataaataatgatatgaCCTAGAATCTGCACACATTATGCAAGCCTTCGTTCaccacatatatatttttttcttaagccACGAGACGCCACATGTCcaagatagtttttttttttttcttgggcttTAGCACGATTGAGAGCCGTTGAGGCAAATGAGAAGAATCCGCACATGGCCAAGCTGGTGGACGCCGAAGGAAGTCTCCGGAGCATCGAGATTGCCATTGCGTTGGCgaagctgatgttggaggcagaTGGTGGCTGGGCGGGGCCACAAAGGGTGCGAGGGGTAGTCGTGCGGGGTGCGGGAGGTGCCCGAGGCTGAAGAGGGAAGGGGAGGGGGTTGGTGGCTCCAGAGCCGGGGGAGGAGAGGTGGTTTGGTGGTCGTGCAGAGCTAGATGCAGCGTAGACGATGGTGGGGTAGGGCCGTGATGGGTGCAGTGTGGACGGTCATGACCTGGACCTCACCAGGCAATCGCAGATCGGCAAGGGCGGTGGGAGGGGTCACAACGTGaagaagggaagggaaggggatTGGCGAGGGCACGGGGGTGGGCGCAGGGTGGCCATAGGGGGTGTTGTGTGTTGCAACAGTAGGAAGGgggaaaagataaaaagaaaaaaaaatattttgagagaggagaggaaaagaaaaaaaatattattatttttattaataataataaaatattattttaaaataaaaaatttatttcaaaaaattaataataaaatattatttttaaagtaataataaaaatattatatattattttaaataataattaagttgtatttttgaaaaataaaaaaataatattttaaaaaattaaagtagGGGAGGTAGAAGAgacgaaaataataataatattattatttttaaaaataaaatattatataaaaaaataatgtgTAAGCAGAGGATCCATGAGCTTTCTATCTCCTTTGGTtactataatattatttaaataatctaattttatattttttatttagaatatttgatatcatctcTTATATCTTTTATATCatgttgaatttttaatttataaaaatattatttaaaaaaataatcatatgcCGTACATCATACGGGATTCTAAGctagtaaataaaaaaaaagaaagaacgagagagggagagggagatcaAAGTGGCGTGAGAGAGAGATGGGATATGTgagttattaaaaaaaatatataagtcaTAATTATTCTTTTTATCTTTTGATGTAGTCACTCTTTCTAGGATATAAAAGATAAATTAATATAAGATTTAAATATAAGAGATAAATAGATGGGTTTGGGATGagatattaaaagataaataaaaaaataattaataaagaaagaaagagtgaGAGAGAAAAAGGTACGATATGTGAGTCATTAAAAAAAAGAATTcagatcataattattttttttatgttaattttttttattttttatttatttaaaattttatataagatataGGGTCAATTCGTAAAATTAGtaggatcaatttaaaatttttaactaataTATGGGATATGGGGTCAATTTTTTATcctttattttaatctttttgtggggtcaattgaccccacaATTTCATGCATACATCCGTCAATGCTCAACACCAAGTACTTAATATTAGACCGAAAGTTTTTATGCCATCAGCAATATATGAGTCAGCCACATAAAAGAAAACTCGAGGAAAGTTGTTACCTTGGATCTTCTTTAAAGGTCCTCTTCAGGGATATAAATCTTCTCAAGACTCTTCCCAATCTTTTCCTCCCAAAGGGACACAAGCTGGTTTAGCGAGTAGAAGTTTGCCCGGGGCCTTACGTACAATATCTTGTTTAGAGTTCTGAGATCGTCCACAGCATTGATGGTGTACGTGCCAACGTCTTGTTCGTCAACAAAAATAGCTAACGAGAGCATTGAAAAATTATTGGTGAAAATCGTCCTACCACATGtatttttaaatcattattatTGGAAAAAAAGCTACACTGTTATCTAGTCTGGTTGAAAttttgaaccaaaaaaaaaattattttatccacTAATTGATATCttctattaatttaaataaaaaaattatttttttgaatagtatgataattttttattagatggTACATATAAGCATTCTAATAAACGATTCCACTTTCTaccaaaaaggagaagaaaacaaTTTCACCGAAAGTTCCTTGTCCAACGTCCTGGGCCAGCGGCTGTCGAAGACAACCAAACACCTGATTTGATCTGAAAGCGACGACTGTACGATCCAACGGTGGatttgtgccaaaaaaaaaaaatagttgaacCCTTCTTTCGCGCAAGATACAATCCCCTCGCTTGCCCGGCAACACACTTCCGGACGTCCACCAATCGGGAACTGTCACGTTTATGAGAAATTATTGCACGGACCACGTCTAAGTGGATCAGGGTAAATCGGAGAGTACATGTACGGCGCAATCGAGGATGGGTGGAATACAAGCGGCAATGTGGCGTGTTATCTGCGGTGAGATTTCACGGGATCCGTTGGACCTGATCTAAATAATACTTGCACCACGTTCACTGCACTGGGCAAACACCAGCTCTTGGTACCCATCCACAAGAAAAATTATTGACGAGCACCATTCTACCGTATGTATCTTGACCATATcgatacaaaaataaatttttttcattcaaattaattaaaatattttttttaattttcaaattaaatttggataataatattttttttaataataaatgatatgataattttttatcccgTATATTACACGGATCCACATAATGCAATCCCTGCTCAGAATGTTTGACCCGTGATGTTGGTGCATGGTGGCAGCTGaccgatctttttcttcttcgtcctcatcttcttcttttttttttttttttttatagcttGTCAATTACATATTACGGTAGAGTTGCATTATAAGTATGCTCCCTTTCTATCTGTATCCTTTTGACCAAAAAGAATAAAAAGCTATACATATTATACTCTAACGTATGGCTAATTATGTACGTGGAATTAGAAGCGCTCCTTGTGGAAATCGAATCTGGTGATGCCTTTCTGATTGAACACAAAGCACAACCTGCTTAGTTCTTCAGCCAAGACTGGTGCCCCACAGTAGAATACCCCTGCAGCACACCATAACAACCATGTATCTGAACAAGTTAAAGGCCATGGAAATAAAGAAACTATCGACCTGTAAATTTAAGAACTCCCGGTCGTCCACTACTACTACTACcactactattattattattattattattattattattattattattattattattattatttacactGACCTATCTTGGCATAAGGGTGTTTAGAGCAAATTCTTGAAAAAACCTTCTTCCAATTAGGCCTTGCAAAATGTGTTCGAACCTGCAGTAAACAAAACCAACAATGATTAGGAAGGCTGCGGTCAATATGGAATGGCCAAGTCCAGTGGCTTTCTAGCTATTACTTATAGAAAAGATCAATAAATCAAGGAGGAACTAGGATTTTACTCTTGTTCCAGAGACTATGTCGACACCATTCTTTGCATGGTTGAGTGCTTGGACCATGGTGATGAGCGCCGAACGTGCATCTCCTTCCTCGTACACGCTTGTGAGGTAGTTGTGCATCTCAATTATACCCTAGTAGTTACTCAATATGGTTAATGTATAAGTTTTTGAACACCTCGTAACTATCACAAATTAGGAGACTAGTAAATTGAGTTGCCTTACCCTTTGATCTAAATCGGCAACCTCATTCATAACTCCTTTAAACCAATGGAAGGAGCCTTGTTCGCGAGTCACCCAATAGAAGTATGCATTGGTGGTTTTAAGAGTCCACTTCGGTCTTGAGGCCTCGAGAAGCGTGCGCAGATCAACGCGCCCGTTCCGACCAGGGGATGGGAAATAATCCGAGAGAGCATCCTAGAAACAAGCGAGAATTTAGTGGATGTTTTCATGCAAACTTGAGCCAGACAGAGGAAAGGAACGAGTACTCAGAACTGGAAGGAAACCAGTACCAGATGATAGAATGGATAATGAAGTCCACCCTGAAAGCTAAATGATCCTAGAACTAATGCTACAACAAGGAAGTACTCACTGCTTGCTTCTCCACTTCTACGATACTGTTAAGCAGATCCTTCAGTATACTGATGAAAGGTGTGGCCCCAATTCCGAGTCCAACAAGGAGTAGGACATCATACTTCTTGTAGTCCTGAGCTGGAGCACCGTAAGGTCCATCTATCAAGAGCTTCGGTAGGCTGCAATTGGGATTAGTCATGATAGTTGCCACAAgcagaggaaagaaaaagaaaatggagTATAATCCTTAAATACTTGTTACAATTAGTGGGCCTCTTAAATCAGCTCCAGCAATGTGACAAAAGTTCAAGCAAATCCAAAAGTTGCTAGTTATGACATTCATATATGCGGTTAAAATTAATTGAATAAAACATCCATCTTGATTGATATTCGCGAAATTTAGTGTATACCTTTTTCGGGTGGTCTCATCTGCTCTAAGGAGGCCACTCCTTCCAGCCACTGGAGGTTCACAGGCCTCCGAGAAGACTCGCTTAACCTCCCGTGTCCAGTCACCTAGTTGTCTAATATGGATGCTGAGGTAACCATCCCCAGGAGCTGAAGTTATTGAGAAAGGATGCCTAGAGAAAAAAACCAGAGttacaaaaatatatatgatcGATCAACTGATGTACACTTGAGTATAAAATGATAGATCTCTAGTCAAACTTTTGATACATACACCTAGCCTAATTTAATGATTCGTCAGTGTGAAAGTGAAAGACATATGCAAGTACTCAGCAAAAATAGGACTATAGGAATGAACAAATATTCGTAATACTCATATAGTAAGGAAGAACAGTCTTTTGATGTCAGCATTTCTTGAACATAAATTCAGTAGAGAATATAGATAGCACACTGAAGTTTACCATTCAAAGAGTGAGACTGCAGGGCATTGGACAAACATGTACTGCCCGCTCCTGTAGCGGAATGCTGGAGGCTTGGACATTTGCAACGTCAGAACATTACCCGGATAAATCGCAACCTGAGTGCAAACGAATTACTATGTCACCTTAGAAAGGTGAAACTAGTAACGCTGTGGCTAAATTCATTTGTTGACGCTTAGAATGAATTGGCAGCCAATTAATATACCTTAAGAAGTCTGACTGAGTAATAGCCGGACCTCAGGGCCCTTAGGGTCCTCTCCCCTGCGTATAGAAGAACAGGACCAGCAAGGtacatccatgtctgcaatactAAGTAGGACCATATCAGTATTGCAATCATTTGAAAATAACAAACAGGCCAAGAGAAGACAGGTGCGAGTTAACCGAATAACACTTACAGTTTTCAGATACCAATGGTGAATAAGGTAGAGGAATTGGCCGTGGATGACAAGCAGCATATAGACAATGGCAAGCAGATGGTGGGAGTACCAGAAAGCATTGAAGCCAGTGAGCCTGTCGAAGGGCTTTGGAAGCTTCACCAGGCTTCGGCGGAACCAGTGGGTAGCAAGGGTGAAGGCCACCAGCATGCACAGAACCATTAGAATTCCTGTCACGCCCTCCCAGCCTTTGACCAGCTTCATGTAACTGGGCTTTGTTTTCCCAAAGTGACGCTTCAAGCCCTCGTACATCTCTTCCGAGCATGATATCAGGCGTGGGAAGTCGCAGCTAAGGTGGTTTCCGGCGTGGAGTATCACCCCTACCACGATTGCTGCCGCTATGCTCTGCCATTACTCAATAATCAACAAGATTTTAAGATAAATATAGGATTTTGAATTACTTCACATATACCAATAAAAGTGAAAAGTAATATGGAGTCCTTAGGCAAGTCCGACGTTATCTCCTGATTGACACCATGACCCCATGGCAAGCACCCATGTACTAAGAAAGGTGTTCTATGCTTAATTATTTGGTACCAGCCCGTCATAAACAACTTTACTAGATTACGAGCACTCGTCGCAATGCTCGCCTGCTCGCTTTTAATGAAGCACTTCTAGCGGTCCAATTTCACTTGCTGGCAATAGGAAGAGCAAACACTAACCTTGTGGAAATTGATGTTGTCGTCGAATGGAAGGATACGGGAGAGGCGGGTGGAGCGAAGCCAAGTAACAG
Protein-coding regions in this window:
- the LOC105042040 gene encoding respiratory burst oxidase homolog protein A, with the translated sequence MRGLGSHERRSPSDTVPEGKFLSAGSSPGNSTDGAEEFVEVTLDFQEDDTIILRSVEPAPASPHAARDSEEATPRPAASRSPSIARSSSHRLRQFSQELKAEAMAKARQFSQELKAELKRFSWSHGHGNPAGGAPDSALAARAMRRQRAQLDRTRSAARKALRGLRFISKANDVDGWKEVQTNFDKLARNGHLSRSDFAQCIGMKDSKEFALELFDALSRRRGMKAEKISIEELYEFWSQIADRSFDSRLQIFFDMVDKNEDGRITEAEVKEIIMLSASANNLARLKEQAEEYAALIMEELDPERLGYIELWQLETILLQKDTYLNYSQALSYTSQALSQNLAGLRKRGPIRKWSTNVGYYLEENWKRVWVMAVWISVMAGLFTWKFIQYRNRYAFEVMGYCLTTAKGAAETLKLNMALILLPVCRNTVTWLRSTRLSRILPFDDNINFHKSIAAAIVVGVILHAGNHLSCDFPRLISCSEEMYEGLKRHFGKTKPSYMKLVKGWEGVTGILMVLCMLVAFTLATHWFRRSLVKLPKPFDRLTGFNAFWYSHHLLAIVYMLLVIHGQFLYLIHHWYLKTTWMYLAGPVLLYAGERTLRALRSGYYSVRLLKVAIYPGNVLTLQMSKPPAFRYRSGQYMFVQCPAVSLFEWHPFSITSAPGDGYLSIHIRQLGDWTREVKRVFSEACEPPVAGRSGLLRADETTRKSLPKLLIDGPYGAPAQDYKKYDVLLLVGLGIGATPFISILKDLLNSIVEVEKQADALSDYFPSPGRNGRVDLRTLLEASRPKWTLKTTNAYFYWVTREQGSFHWFKGVMNEVADLDQRGIIEMHNYLTSVYEEGDARSALITMVQALNHAKNGVDIVSGTRVRTHFARPNWKKVFSRICSKHPYAKIGVFYCGAPVLAEELSRLCFVFNQKGITRFDFHKERF